The proteins below come from a single Diadema setosum chromosome 21, eeDiaSeto1, whole genome shotgun sequence genomic window:
- the LOC140244907 gene encoding histamine H2 receptor-like, which produces MSLLEPAQASMSNYSLYDSYYNTHRHVMLSVIIPIICLTVVSNALVLLVVLSESKLRHLNYYYLNSLALSDLVNGLVGVPSSLYFLVVLSPLTCSFASSRLLFLSSYVFSGVSLSHLITITADRHFAITKPLKYVTVVTPRMKVVGITCSWLAGIIYGVVAVVNVGSVESGDADLQLCSVWRYTKTFSVQFYVISGMAILILGVLLCFCNLRILRIAMKQSRREMRQKNAVATNGKKAFIPESMRQVKAIRVITFMVCVFCGCWFPTAIRFLLKATMQFSPLQNLVAIDVVTVTISLGSLINPFVYCVKDSTVIRREIHVDAWASLDIREANTATSGGQKHLASSGDCRVGRAIRDGPCGHCV; this is translated from the exons ATGTCTCTTCTTGAACCAGCACAGGCGTCCATGTCGAACTACTCTCTGTACGATAGCTACTACAATACGCACCGACATGTCATGCTCTCTGTCATTATTCCAATAATTTGCTTGACAGTCGTCAGCAATGCTCTAGTCTTGCTGGTGGTCCTGAGCGAGTCAAAACTTCGCCATCTAAACTACTATTACCTCAACAGCCTCGCCCTCTCGGATCTCGTGAACGGTCTGGTCGGCGTGCCCTCATCTCTGTACTTCCTCGTAGTACTGAGTCCCCTAACCTGCTCCTTCGCAAGCTCCCGCCTCTTGTTTCTTTCATCATACGTCTTCTCCGGCGTGTCCTTGTCGCATCTCATAACGATCACGGCCGACCGCCACTTCGCCATCACGAAACCGTTAAAGTACGTGACCGTGGTGACACCGAGGATGAAGGTCGTAGGGATCACCTGCTCCTGGCTGGCCGGCATCATCTACGGTGTCGTTGCCGTCGTAAATGTTGGCTCTGTCGAAAGCGGAGATGCGGACCTTCAACTTTGCTCCGTATGGCGCTACACGAAGACTTTCAGTGTACAGTTTTACGTCATATCCGGCATGGCCATTTTAATCCTTGGCGTTCTACTCTGTTTCTGTAACCTGCGTATCCTTCGCATTGCCATGAAACAGTCTCGACGTGAGATGAGGCAGAAGAATGcagtagctacaaacggcaagAAAGCTTTCATCCCGGAGAGCATGCGACAAGTCAAAGCGATCCGCGTAATTACCTTCATGGTTTGCGTGTTCTGCGGCTGTTGGTTTCCGACCGCCATTCGCTTTCTTTTGAAAGCGACGATGCAATTCAGCCCCCTGCAGAACCTTGTTGCCATAGACGTGGTGACAGTAACGATTAGCCTCGGCTCCCTGATAAATCCGTTTGTATACTGCGTCAAAGACAGCAC GGTGATCAGGAGAGAGATCCATGTTGACGCCTGGGCATCCTTGGACATCCgcgaggccaacacggcaacttctGGAGGTCAGAAACATCTGGCGTCATCCGGGGactgccgtgttggcagagcaatccgggatggTCCATGTGGCCACTGCGTATAG
- the LOC140244908 gene encoding heparan sulfate glucosamine 3-O-sulfotransferase 1-like, whose amino-acid sequence MVGRNERVKNFVLAALFGSSVTLIVISLLFHDTSRSQQVIGAPLPRLQNTGPAPSLAKVVSPQSSSASHPIRSDGGVPSKPTSPLKSPPKSQSNSPPNSGTELEPKSPPKPSIPKTVPTKRERRLMEVREEGARAIRDNPPIQPNLTVPPSGLVECPSNQRPNDTARMKLDCKRRLPQVIGIGVEKCGTAAVSFLLSTHPNLVHAYPFEVYFWTKHMYKGMDWYRNRMPVSSKYQLTMEKTPNYFTSSTIQRDIQRMMPDSTKFILVVRDPVVRALSHYVHLKVKIKNPEHFVDRPLKPGQLSLCFINNTFETTVVRPNGALMDYNCILTGGIYHQKFTRWLSVFPRERFFVIDGDQFQADPLPILKELESFLQLPKFFDGSHVYFDESKGFFCRRGYKPKQTCLGDGKGRTHPVIGKRVEQRLREFFRPHNEKLFEQIGRRFDWK is encoded by the coding sequence ATGGTGGGACGCAACGAGCGAGTGAAGAATTTTGTGTTGGCGGCGCTGTTTGGTTCTTCGGTTACCCTCATTGTAATCAGTCTACTCTTCCATGACACTAGCCGGTCCCAGCAGGTGATAGGAGCACCTCTACCACGCCTGCAGAACACTGGCCCAGCACCGTCACTTGCCAAAGTGGTATCTCCTCAGTCATCTTCAGCGAGTCATCCTATCCGTAGCGATGGGGGCGTGCCATCGAAGCCAACGTCACCACTTAAGTCACCACCAAAGTCACAGTCAAATTCACCGCCCAATTCGGGCACCGAGCTGGAACCGAAATCTCCGCCGAAGCCGAGCATACCGAAGACCGTCCCGACGAAACGCGAACGCAGACTGATGGAGGTCAGAGAGGAAGGGGCGCGAGCAATACGCGACAACCCGCCCATACAGCCCAACCTAACGGTACCTCCTTCGGGCTTGGTCGAGTGTCCTAGCAACCAGAGACCGAACGACACTGCAAGGATGAAATTAGACTGTAAACGGCGACTCCCGCAAGTCATCGGGATCGGTGTTGAAAAGTGCGGCACTGCAGCGGTGTCGTTTCTTCTGTCTACGCATCCGAACCTCGTCCATGCATACCCCTTCGAGGTTTATTTCTGGACTAAGCACATGTACAAAGGAATGGACTGGTACCGGAACCGTATGCCCGTGTCGTCCAAATACCAGCTCACTATGGAGAAGACCCCAAACTACTTCACGAGCTCCACTATTCAGAGGGACATTCAGCGAATGATGCCGGACAGCACAAAGTTCATTCTCGTGGTGCGAGATCCCGTAGTACGCGCTTTGTCACATTACGTCCACCTGAAGGTCAAAATAAAGAATCCGGAACACTTTGTGGACCGTCCCCTGAAGCCTGGTCAGCTTAGTCTTTGTTTTATAAATAACACCTTCGAAACGACTGTGGTGCGACCAAATGGTGCTCTTATGGATTACAACTGCATACTGACTGGTGGCATATACCACCAGAAGTTCACTAGATGGCTGAGCGTATTCCCGCGGGAACGATTCTTCGTCATCGATGGCGACCAATTTCAGGCCGACCCTCTGCCGATACTCAAAGAGCTCGAATCTTTTCTTCAACTGCCCAAATTCTTTGACGGTTCCCacgtttattttgatgaatCGAAAGGTTTCTTCTGCAGACGGGGCTATAAGCCCAAACAAACATGTCTGGGCGACGGGAAGGGAAGGACACACCCAGTGATCGGAAAACGCGTTGAGCAAAGACTACGTGAATTTTTCAGGCCTCACAATGAAAAGCTGTTTGAACAAATAGGAAGAAGGTTTGActggaaatga